CACTCGGCTGGACGGTTCGCAATGACCATGAAAGGGCGATCAGTTGTTGAGAGGACGGTTCGCAATGACGATGGATGCTAAGCCGGTATCTCAACCGGTCTCCTCAAAGGTCTGGCTTGACGGGCTCAACTCTTTGGGATATCTTCCGATGCAAGGAACGGTGGCTCCGGAATCCGCATATAACTTATCCGTGAGTCAGCAACCCTAACCCAGCGACACCAAGAGATACCAGCGTGGCAGATCAGCAGCGATATCCGTTTTCGGTCTCAGTCATCGTTCCGGCGATGAATGAAGAAGGGAATATCGATCAGTTCTGTGAGCAGTTTGAGGCGATGCGTCGCAAGGCGCCATTTGAGGTCGAGCTGGTTTATGTGGATGATGGCTCGAGCGACGGCACCCAACGCAAGATCATCGAAAATCAGAAGAAATATTCCTTCATCAAGCTGGGGATCCACCATCGGAATCGTGGCCTGACTGAGGCATTGCAGACCGGGTTTGCGATCGCCAAGGGAGAGGTCTTCGTATTCTATCCGGCGGACCTTCAGTATCTCCCCGAAGATATACCGGCGCTGGTAGCGCCGATCAGTAATGGCGCGGATATCTGCACCGGATGGAAACAGGGGAAATACAACAAGGCGTTTGTGTCGACAGTCTACAATTCGTTCTGCCGGTGGCTGTTTAATCTTAATGTACATGATCTTAATTCGGTGAAGGCGTTTCGCCGCGAGGTAGTCGAGTCGATCTTTCTGCGCAAAGACTGGCATCGGTATCTGGTGGTGCTGGCCGCGAATGAAGGGTATCGAGTGGTGGAGGAGAAGATCCCGCTTTACGAGCGGACCTGGGGGAAGAGTAAGTTTTCGATTTTCCGCATTCCGATCGGCGTTCTGGATATGCTGGCGGTGAAATTCCAGATCACCTTCGCGCGGAAGCCGCTTCTGTATTTCGGATTGACCGGGGCGATCCTGTTGATGGGGGCGTTTCTGGTCGGCGCATATGCGGTATATGAACGGTATGTGGTAGGGGTTGGGCAACGTCAGTGGCTATACTTGGTGATCTTACTCGCCTTTTTGGGGCTTAGCCTTTTTATGCTCGGGTTTATGTCGGAGGGGCAGGCAGCAATGAAGGAAGAACTGGGTGACCTTCGGAAAAAAACGCAGCAGATCCTCGATGAAGTGAAAGACCGCACCAAGTCTTAAACGATTCCAGCAGTCAGCTTGTATAATTCTCCAAAAGACAAATCAGTTGCCAGCGGTGGGGTGGTTGTGTATGTTTCCGCCGGACCGAGTATCCCTATGACCCATAGCATCATGCAGGAGCCGATCGATGGTTAAAAAAGCCAGGCCGGCGGGGGGGCCGCGAGCCGCCCGCGCACAGTCATTTGATTTTGAATCCTCGCGATGGTTTGTGCCGGTGATGTTTCTGGTGATGTTGATCGCGTTGGTAACGCTCTTTGGGGAGTTTATTTTCTCCGACAAAATGCTGGATAGCTCGGATACGATCCAGGCGGGGATGTTCTTCCGGTCGTTTATCGCCAATTACTTCAATGAGCACGGGTCGATCCCGGTCTGGAATCCATACATCTTTGGCGGGATGCCGTATATCGACGCGTTCCACGGCGACATTTTCTATCCGCTTTCGATCATCAAATTTTTCATGAGCACGCATCGATTCCTGGGGATAGTGCTGGTACTGCATATCTATCTGGCCGGGATATTCATGTTCCTGTGTGCGCGGCAATTTAAGCTGTCCAAGGTAGCCTCGATCTTCTCGGCGATCGGGTATATGTTTGCCATGTATTTGGTGTCGATGGTTTCGCCGGGGCATGACGGCAAGATGTATGTGACGGCGCTTTTCCCATTGGCGATGCTTTTCCTCGACCGGACGTTTGAGCGACGCCCATTTTTCAACAGCACAATACTCGGATTGATAATTGGGCTGATCATTCTGACGCCGCACGTCCAGTTGGCGTATTATTCGCTCTGGTCGATGGCGCTGTATACGGTTTTCAGGCTTGTCCTGATGTATTTCAAAGACAAAAATCTGAAGCCGATCGCGACGACCGGGTCGCTGGTGGTGTATGCGGTGGTGATCGGTGTGTTACTTTCGGCCATTCAGTTTTATCCCGGCTATCAGTATACGACAGAGTTTTCGCCGCGCGCCGATTCGAAGCGTGGGTGGGAGTGGGCGACCTCGTGGTCGATGCATGCAGAAGAGGCAGCATCGCTGGTGCTGCCGGAATTCTCCGGTACGGCAGACAAAGAGGGGAAAGCGTATTACTGGGGGAAAAACTATTTCAAGGATAATTCCGAATCGATCTGTGTATCGGTTTTCTTTCTCGGTTTGATGGGGATGTTGTTTGTCCGGCGGAAAGAGATCTACTTTTTTGCCGGGCTGGCGTTTTTCGCACTGTTGTATGCACTGGGAGGATCGACACCGGTCTTCCATCTCTTTTATTGGTTAGTGCCGCTGGTGAAGTCGTTACGCGCGCCCTCGACGATCATGTTTGTGTTCAGTTTCTCGATGGCATTGGTGGCGGGGATGACGATCCAGCATTTCATGGATACGCGTCAGGAATCGCCGGAGCGTGAGAAGAAGCTGAATTACTATCTGTGGGGTTTCCCGGCATTTTCGCTGTTGTTGGCGCTGGGATTTTCGGCGGCAGGGAAGGGGATGCTGTCTGCGTGGACCTCGATCTTCTATAGTGAGGCGGCGTCCGAGGTCGTACAAAAAGGGGTGACCAAGCTTGACTTGGCTTATGCAAACTTGCCTCAGATACAGGCGGGCGCCTGGTTTGTCTTCCTTTTCGTGACGGCGGCGGCAGTTTGTATCTGGATGTTCCGGTCCGGAAAAGCGGGAGTTGGCATTTTGGTCGCGCTGGCGTTTGTCCCGATGGTTGAAGGGATGCGTTTTAATGCGCGGTTTATTGATACGTTTGATCCGTCCACTATCTGGGCGCCTAATCCGGTGGTGCAGTATCTAAAGGATAATGCGGTCAACACGCGGGTACTTAATCTCGGGAATGCGCAGGATGATGTGCTCCCATATCACGGGATCGAGGTGGTCGCGGGGTACCACGGCAACCAACTTCGCTGGTACGATGATCTGCTGGGGGGACCGCAGTTGACGACCCTGCAAAATAACGAGCGACCGTTCAATCCACGGTTTCTGAATCTGGTCGGGATGGGGTACTATATCACTCCCGCGCAGCAGAAGATGCCGGATGGGTACTTTGGACCATTACCCGAAATCTCACGAGTGGCGACCGGCAATCAGCATGTCTGGGAGAATCCGAATGCATTCCCGCGGGCTTATCTGGTGGGGGAGTATAAAGTCCTCACCGACCGGAAAGAGATCTATCCGCAGGTGCTCACAGGAAATGAGGACCTTCGGAAGATGACCTACCTGGAGAAAGAGCCGGGGATGGCGATCTCACCGGACTTTGCGCCGGGGGATTCCGCGTGGGTGATCTATCATGGGGTAGATTCGGTGGCGGTCGGGGTCCAGACAAGCTCGAACAAGTTGTTGATCCTGACGGATGTCTGGTATGATTCGTGGCATCCGATGGTGGATGGGCAACCGGCAGAGCTACTTCGGTCATACGGGGCGTTCCGGGCGGTGGTGGTGCCCTCAGGGGCGCGGGTGGTGACGTTTAAGTATGAGTCCTCGCGGTATTCGACGGGGCGGCTGGTGACCTGGTTGACATCGCTTTACATAGTCTGTATCATAGGCTTCCACGAAACGAAACGCCGGATGAAAAAACGGGCATAGGACAGACAGGATGGCTCATACGCAACGCGCAGTGATCATATTCCCCACGTACAATGAGCGGGATAATATCGAAAAGATCGTCCATGCGGTATTGCCGATGGACCCGCGGATCCATGTGTTGATCGTGGATGACAACTCTCCCGACGGGACCGGCGAGCTGGCCGACAAGCTGGCGGCGCAGGAATCCAAGGTCAAGGTGCTTCATCGCGAGAAGAAAGAAGGGCTCGGGCGGGCCTATATTGCCGGGTTCAAGTGGGCGATCGAGCAGAAGTTCGATTTCATTTTTGAGATGGATGCCGATTTTTCGCATGGACCGGAATACATTCGCGATTTTCTGCGGGAGATCCAGAACCACGATCTGGTGATCGGGTCGCGGTATATCTCAGGAGTGAATGTGATCAACTGGCCGATGTCGCGGCTGTTGTTGTCCTACTATGCCAACGCGTATACGCGCGTGATCACGGGGTTACCGCTGCGCGACGCGACCGGCGGATTCAAATGTTTCCGTCGCGAAGTGCTGGAAGCGATCGATCTCGATGATGTCCGGTCATCGGGGTATTCGTTCCAGATAGAGATGTCGATGCGCGCCTGGAAGAAGAATTTCCGCATCAAGGAGATACCGATCATCTTTGTCGACCGGGTTGCCGGGACCTCGAAGATGTCGAAACGGATAGTGCGCGAGGCGATCTGGATGGTCTGGTTGCTTCGCATACGAGGTATGTTCGGCAAATTCAACTGAGCCGTGCAGTGTGGCAGAGTCCGACAGTCTTTCCATAATCATCGTATCCTATAATTCAGCGTTGCCGCTGATCGAGTGCCTTCGCTCGCTACCGGAGGCCGCGCCAGAGATAATTCAAGAGATCATCATAGTTGATAATGGATCAACTGACGAGATATCGACAGTCGTGGCGAAGATCTGTCCGGAAGCGAAGTTGATCAAGCTTGAGAAGAACCGTGGATTCGCGGCGGGCTGCAATGCAGGGGCTGCCAAGGCGCGGGGAACATGGCTTCTTTTTCTCAATCCGGATTGCATACTCGACCCCGGTTCTGTAAGGAGGCTCATCGCGGCAATGCGACAGTACCGGAATGTCGGGCTGGCGACTATGCGGCTGCGGAATCCGGACAGATCATTTCAGGCGAATTGCCGAAATTTTCCGACTGTGAACAATCTGCTTTTTTCGAGAGGGTCGGTGATGGGCCGGCTCGTGTGGGAGAAGTTGAGCAAAAAAGCGACAGTCTATACATTGCCGGATTATACGGATGTAACGATCGTGCCGGCCGTATCGGCAACGGCGATGGGGATCTCCAGACGGTTGTTTCAAGCACTGAAGGGGTTCGACGAGCGGTACTTCCTCTATATGGAAGATACCGATCTGTCGTACCGGGTGCATTTGCACAAGCATCAGAATATTTTCGTGCCGCAGGCAGGGGCGGTGCATGGATGGGGGAGAGGTTCGACCGGGGGGAAGATCTTTCGCGCGTGGCATCACCATCAATCAGTCTGGAAGTATTTCCTCAAGTTTCAGGCGACCGGATTTGCGCTGATCATACTGCCGGCGATCCTGATGCTCAATTTTCTGCTGGTCTGTTTGTTGCCGGATAAGCGGGGTCGTGCATGACCAGTGGGCTGGTGATCGCACTCATTGCAGTCGCGTTTGTGCTGGGGATGCTGCTGTTACCGCTGTTGATAAAGCTGGGGCACAGGTATCGCTTGCTCGATCATCCGGGAAAACATAAGCGGCATAAAACGCCGGTTCCGTTATTGGGAGGGACGGCGTTATTGGTGGCGGTTTGGGGGACTATCGGGATCGGATACCTGATCGCGCCGGACTCGCTTGCGGATCTCAATCCGCTACTTCCATATCTGTTTGGTGGGGCACTGATAGTTTATCTTACCGGCTTGATCGACGATCTCAGACCACTCTCGGCCTGGCTGAAACTTGCATCGCAGGCGGCGGCGGGGATGATCCTGTATGCGGGGGGACTGAAGATCGATCCGCTGTCTATTCCCTTTTATGGGCAGATAACGCTGGGTGAGTGGTCGATATTTCTTTCGGTCCTCTGGGTGATCGGGCTGTCCAACAGCATTAATCTTATCGATGGACTGGATGGTCTGGCGGCGGGAGTGTCATTAGTCGGTGTGATCACGGTGGCGATAGTCGGGTCGTTGTATCAGATCGGGGTGGCGCTGGTCTTTGCGTTTGCGTTGATCGGGTTTCTGCCGGCGTTCATAGTATACAACCGGTATCCGGCGAAGATATTCCTGGGAGATTCCGGGTCACTGCAGATAGGTTACTATTTTGCGGTCTTGTCATTGATGGTGCCGCTGAAATCATATACAGCGGCGGCGCTCTATTTGCCGTTGTTGGCGCTGGGGGTACCGTTGTTGGAGACGGGCATTTCGACAGTCCGGAGATTGGTGAGCGGGAAGAACGTGATGCGGGCGGACCGGAGGCATCTGTTTCACTATCTGTCGATGGCGGGAATGTCGCCGCGGACGGTGGTGTGGGTGTTCTGGCTGCTGTCGGTGGTGTTCGGCGGGTTCTCTCTGGCTATGTTCTTCTGGGACCGGCGGTTAGTCTTCACCGGACTGGTTCTTTTTATGGTTGTTATTTTCGGTGGGTTCTATATCTTTATGGCCAGCCAGTCCAGGTCCGGCCGAAATCGCCCGGGTCCGGGCCGGTGATTATTTTATGGCTACAAAACAGCAGGTAAAGATGGCAGACGGATCCTACCTAGAATTCGAACGCCCGATTCAGGAGCTCGAGAAGAAGATCTCGGATATGAAGGATTTC
This genomic interval from bacterium contains the following:
- a CDS encoding glycosyltransferase family 2 protein, whose amino-acid sequence is MADQQRYPFSVSVIVPAMNEEGNIDQFCEQFEAMRRKAPFEVELVYVDDGSSDGTQRKIIENQKKYSFIKLGIHHRNRGLTEALQTGFAIAKGEVFVFYPADLQYLPEDIPALVAPISNGADICTGWKQGKYNKAFVSTVYNSFCRWLFNLNVHDLNSVKAFRREVVESIFLRKDWHRYLVVLAANEGYRVVEEKIPLYERTWGKSKFSIFRIPIGVLDMLAVKFQITFARKPLLYFGLTGAILLMGAFLVGAYAVYERYVVGVGQRQWLYLVILLAFLGLSLFMLGFMSEGQAAMKEELGDLRKKTQQILDEVKDRTKS
- a CDS encoding polyprenol monophosphomannose synthase, whose translation is MAHTQRAVIIFPTYNERDNIEKIVHAVLPMDPRIHVLIVDDNSPDGTGELADKLAAQESKVKVLHREKKEGLGRAYIAGFKWAIEQKFDFIFEMDADFSHGPEYIRDFLREIQNHDLVIGSRYISGVNVINWPMSRLLLSYYANAYTRVITGLPLRDATGGFKCFRREVLEAIDLDDVRSSGYSFQIEMSMRAWKKNFRIKEIPIIFVDRVAGTSKMSKRIVREAIWMVWLLRIRGMFGKFN
- a CDS encoding glycosyltransferase family 2 protein, encoding MAESDSLSIIIVSYNSALPLIECLRSLPEAAPEIIQEIIIVDNGSTDEISTVVAKICPEAKLIKLEKNRGFAAGCNAGAAKARGTWLLFLNPDCILDPGSVRRLIAAMRQYRNVGLATMRLRNPDRSFQANCRNFPTVNNLLFSRGSVMGRLVWEKLSKKATVYTLPDYTDVTIVPAVSATAMGISRRLFQALKGFDERYFLYMEDTDLSYRVHLHKHQNIFVPQAGAVHGWGRGSTGGKIFRAWHHHQSVWKYFLKFQATGFALIILPAILMLNFLLVCLLPDKRGRA
- a CDS encoding undecaprenyl/decaprenyl-phosphate alpha-N-acetylglucosaminyl 1-phosphate transferase: MTSGLVIALIAVAFVLGMLLLPLLIKLGHRYRLLDHPGKHKRHKTPVPLLGGTALLVAVWGTIGIGYLIAPDSLADLNPLLPYLFGGALIVYLTGLIDDLRPLSAWLKLASQAAAGMILYAGGLKIDPLSIPFYGQITLGEWSIFLSVLWVIGLSNSINLIDGLDGLAAGVSLVGVITVAIVGSLYQIGVALVFAFALIGFLPAFIVYNRYPAKIFLGDSGSLQIGYYFAVLSLMVPLKSYTAAALYLPLLALGVPLLETGISTVRRLVSGKNVMRADRRHLFHYLSMAGMSPRTVVWVFWLLSVVFGGFSLAMFFWDRRLVFTGLVLFMVVIFGGFYIFMASQSRSGRNRPGPGR